A genomic segment from Veillonellaceae bacterium encodes:
- a CDS encoding DUF1850 domain-containing protein — MPGTIRYPAFINNMVKSLKRRKILGFTVCCSAVLVLLTYWWFLPLKIIIESESGPCLEKTTYIGDTFSLRFTHSVHKTPVWENFVVEGADKLTLVSTEYRSYGVGMPSLPSEGTFIQKDDRFVLTNVNRHFSQIPVRVGPEAKLCFIQHEQEYPLYRWLGHGTLVHVRIDYDYGYPLRSK, encoded by the coding sequence ATGCCGGGGACTATTCGGTACCCGGCATTTATTAATAATATGGTTAAATCCCTAAAACGTCGGAAGATACTAGGATTTACGGTTTGCTGCAGTGCTGTGCTAGTTCTGTTAACGTATTGGTGGTTTCTGCCACTGAAGATTATTATAGAAAGTGAGTCTGGTCCTTGTCTGGAAAAAACCACCTATATTGGCGATACCTTTAGTTTGCGGTTCACTCACTCTGTTCATAAGACACCGGTGTGGGAAAACTTCGTTGTTGAAGGTGCAGATAAGCTGACGTTGGTATCCACCGAATATCGATCTTATGGCGTGGGGATGCCGTCACTGCCGTCAGAGGGTACATTTATACAGAAGGACGATCGGTTTGTTCTCACCAATGTAAATCGGCATTTTAGCCAAATCCCGGTAAGAGTAGGGCCGGAGGCTAAATTATGCTTTATACAGCATGAGCAAGAGTACCCGCTGTACCGGTGGCTTGGTCACGGTACGTTAGTTCATGTGCGAATTGACTATGATTACGGATATCCTCTACGATCAAAA